From the Pseudomonas monsensis genome, the window AGAAGGCGTCGGCTTCGACGAGTTCTTCGGTGAGTCGCTGTCGACCCTGGACAACATGGTCATGCGCTCGCCCCAGGGCCAGTTGAAGGTCATCGGCCAGCCGTTGCTGCACCGCCATCGCTGCAACTGGAAGATGGTCGTCGACAACCAGACCGACACCTGCCACCCGATGATCGCCCACGAGTCCTCGGCCGGCGAAGCGATTCGCTTGTGGAAAGACACCGGCGACCAGGGCAAGCCGCCGATGGCGGTCGAACTGTTCTCGCCGTTCATGGCGTCCTACGAGTTTTTCGCCGGTATGGGCATTCGGGTCTGGCCCAACGGCCACGGGCACACCGGGGTCAGCAACTCGATCCACAAGGCCTACACCGACATCCCGGGGTACTGGGAACTGATGGTGGAAAGCTACGGCGAAGACCAGGCCCGGGCGATCCTCGACGACACCCGCCACAACACCGTGTATTTCCCCAACCTGATGGTCAAGGGGCCGATCCAGACGCTGCGCGTGATCAAACCGGTCAGTGCCCGGGAAACCATCGTCGAGTCGTGGATCTTCGAGCTGCAAGGCGCCCCGGTGCAGTTGCTGGAAAGAACCGTGCAGTACAACAACCTGATCAACTCACCGTGTTCGATGGTTGCCCACGATGACGTGGAAATGTACGAGCGGGCAATGGAAGGGCTGGGCAGCGACGCCAACGAATGGGTCAACGTCGCCCGGCTGTTCACCCCGCACGAAGCCTATGCGCAGACCCAGGTGGTGTCCGGCACCAGCGAAGTGGCGATGCGCAATTTCTATAACAGCTGGCAGCACTTGATGCGGGATGACCATGCAACACGATCAATCTAATCAGCACGCCATCGAGCAACTGATCGACACCGAACTGCACTTGCTCGACCAACAGGATTTCGACGCCTGGCAACAACTGCTCAGCGACGATTACACCTACTGGATTCCGATGACCCGCGAACAGCGCAGCCCGTTGCACGAGTCCTCGCTGGTGTATGAGGACCGCTTCCTGACCACGCTGCGCATCAACCGGCTGGCCAATGCGCGCAACTTTTCCCAGCAGCCCAAGAGCCGCTGCCTGCACATCGCGCAGCGTCCGCGGATCACGGTTGACGAGGCCTCGTTCAGCGCCTTCGCCAGTTCCAACATGCTCTATTGCGAGGCCCGCAGCGACAGTGAATGGCACTACCCGGTCACCGTCGAGCACCGACTGATCAATATCGACGGCACGTGGAAAATCCATGGCAAGAAGATTCTCTTGCTCAACCCCGCACGCGCCCTTGAAAGCCTGCAACTCATTATCTGATCGACCGAGAATTCCCCCTGTGAACCCTATTCCCAACGGCTCCAACCAGGCGTCCGCGTGCCTGTCTTTTCCCTACGTCGATCTGCTCTATGACTATGGCCAGTTCCTGCGCAATGCCGATGAAGCGATCGGCTACCTGCCGGCCGAATCCGCCGAGAAGCACATCGGCATCGTCGGTGCCGGCCTCAGCGGGCTGGTCGCGGCCTACGAATTGCTGCGCGCCGGTGCGCGCCGCGTCACCCTGTTCGAAGCCGAGCCGGAACACGTCGGCGGGCGCTTGCTGACCCAGTGCTTTGACGAAGAACAGCCACAATTCATCGCCGAAATGGGCGCGATGCGCTTTCCGCCCAGTGAAGTCGGGTTGTTTCATTACCTCAATCGTTTCGGTATCCAGACCACCGAAGCGTTTCCCGACCCGGGCGTCGTCGACACCGAAATCCACTACCGTGGCGAGGCCCATCACTGGGCGGCGATGCAGCCACCGCCGGCGCTGTTCAGCACCGTGCACCAGGGCTGGGTGGCGTTTCTTCGCGAAGGCGTGACCCTCGATGACGGCACGTGCCTGGCACCGCCACTGCTGCTGACCGAACTGCTCAAACAGCACAACTACTGCGAAGTGCAGCCCGAGTGGCAACGCTACCTGGACTGCTTCGGCGACAGCTCGTTTTACTCGGCGATGGTGCGCATCTTCACCGGCAACAACCCTCCGGGTGGCAAGGCATGGCGCAAGCCCGAGGACTTCCACCTGTTCGGTTCGCTGGGGATTGGCTCCGGCGGTTTCCAGTCGGTGTACCGCGCCTCGTTCACCGAGATCCTGCGGCTGGTGGTCAATGCCCTGGAGGTCAATCAGCGGCTGGTGCCCAACGGCATTTCCTCGCTGGCCGAGCGGATTGCCGACACCGCGTTCAATGGCATTGAGCTGCGCGACATGATCTGCCGCACGCGCATCGAGTCGATCAACAAGGGCGCCAACGGCGAAATCCTGCTGGCCGGCAGCAACGGCGAAACCTACGCCTGCGACCGGGTGATCACCACCACCACGACCCGTGCCCTGCAAGTGAACCTCAAGCTCACGCAGAACCAGGCCTTCGTCAATCGCGACGTGGCGCGGGCGATCAACGAAACCCACATGGTCGGCTCGTCCAAACTGTTCATCCTGACCAAGGACAAGTTCTGGCTCAAACACGGCCTGGCGCAAAACATCCAGACCGACACCCTGGTCAAGGGCGTCTATTGCCTCGACTACGCGCCGCACGATCCAGACTCGTGGGGCGTGGTGCTGATCAGTTACACCTGGGAAGACGACTCGCACAAGATGGTGTCGATGACCGACAAGGTGCAGCGCTGCCTGCGTCTGGTCGACGAACTGGCGATGAGCGCGCCGGAGTTTGCCAGCCACCTGCTGCCGCTGGACGGCGACTACCAGCGCTACGTTCTGGAATACGACTGGCTGACCGACAAACACGCGCTGGGCGCCTTCAAACTGAATTTCCCTGGCGACGACATTTACTCCGAGCGCCTGTTCTATCAGTTCCGCACTGCGCTCGATCCGAACCAGGACACCGGCCTGTACCTGGCCGGTTGCGGCGCCTCGTTCACCGGTGGCTGGGCCGAAGGCGCGATTCAAACCGCACTCAACGGCGCCTGTGCGGTGATCAGCAGTCTGGGCGGCGACCTGATTGCCGGTAACCCGCTCGACGACTTGCACTCGCAGTACCGCTACTGCTGATCCCGGCCCTTTCAACCCGAGAATTTTCCATGTACAGCCAGCTTTCCATTGAACAGCTCGTCAACGGATTTCGCAGCGGCCAGCACTGCCCGGACACCTGGCAGCAGGCCCTGCGCGAGCGTCATGCCCAGGTGCAGCACCTCAACAGTTTCATCACGTACGACCCGGCAGCGCTCAAGGCCGACGGTATCGCACGCGACAGCGCGCTGTACGGTTTGCCCGTGTCGTTCAAAGACAACATCAACGTCAGCGGCATGCCGACCACCGCCGGCACACCCGGCCTGGCCGACTATGTACCGCAGGCGGACGCCGGTATTGTCCAGCGCTTCAAACACCTCGGCGCGCGGGTGGTGGGCAAGAACAACATGCACGAACTGTCGTTCGGCGTGACGTCGGCCAATCACACCTATGGCGCCGTGCTCAACCCGGCCAATCAACGGCACAGTGCCGGCGGCAGCAGCGGCGGTTGTGCCGCCGCCGTCGCCGCCGGCCTGGTACCGTGCGCAGTCGGCACGGACACCGGCGGTTCGGTACGGATTCCGGCGGCGTTCTGCGGCATCGTCGGCATGCGTCCGACCACGGGCCTCTACCCCGCCGATGGCATCGTTCCGGTGTCGCAGACCAAGGACACTCCGGGCCTGCTGACCCGCACCGTGGAAGACTGCCAGTTCGTTCACGGGCACCTGACCGGCAGCGCGCAACAGGCCGCAGACCGACCCTTGCGCATCGGCATCCCCGAGCGCTTTCTCTGGGCCGACCTCGCCGACAATGTGCAGCGCGATTGCCGTGCGGCGATCGACACCCTGGCCGATCGCGGGGCGATCATCGTGCCGGTCGACGACGCCGTGATCGGCGAGATCAACGAAAGCATCCAGTTTCCGTTGCCGATCTACGAGTTTTTCATCGACTTCCCGCGGTTCCTGATGGGGCAAGGACGTGGTGCGCAGTTCCTCGATATCCTTGCGCAGATCCGCGATCCGGCGATCAAGAAAATCCTCAACGCCCAACTGGAAAGTCCGGCGATTTCCTACACCGATTACGTGCAGGCGTTGATGAGCAAACTGCGTCTGGAGCAGGAATACCGTGCGCTGCTGGGCAATCACCGACTGGATCTGATCGCTTACCCGACCGTCACGTGCAGCGCGCCGCTGCTCAGCGATTGCTCGGACGAAAGCAACTTCGAAGCCTTCGTGCGCAATACCGATCCGGCGAGCAACCTGGCGGCACCGAGCATCAGCATTCCGGTCGCGGCTGCGGGCGGGTTGCCGGTGGGGTTGTCGTTCGATGCGTTGCCGGGGCAGGACAGCTTTTTGTTGGCGAATGTGCGGCATCTGACGTACCTGCTCGACATCCGCTGAATAACCATCCTGCACAGAACCCTGTGGGAGCGGGCTTGCCCGCGAAGAGGCCAGCGGCTTCAACATCACTGTTGACAGACCGAGCGCCATCGCGGGCAAGCCCGCTCCCACAGCAACCGTGTCAACCACTGCCATATAACAATTCAAATTGCGGGCCTTGCCATGCGCGTCACCTCAATCTCTTCCGTTCCTGCTGTCGAACGCTCGCCGTCGATCATCGGCGGCGCCATGATCATTGGCGGCACCATCGTCGGTGCGGGCATGTTCTCCTTGCCGGTGGTCATGTCCGGGCTGTGGTTCTACGGCTCGGTCGCCGTGCTGTTGCTGGCCTGGTTCTGCACCTTGCACTCGGGCCTGATGATCCTCGAGGCCAATCTCAACTACCGCGAAGGCGCGAGCTTTTCCACCATCACCCGCGATCTGCTCGGGCGTGGCTGGAGCCGTTTGAACGGCTTGAGCATCGTGTTTGTGCTCTACACCCTGACCTACGCCTATATTTCCGCCAGCGGTTCGGTGATTCATCACACCGCGCAATCGCTGGGCTGGACGCTGTCGTCACGGGCCGGCGGCCTGGGGTTCACCCTGCTGGTGGCGTTTATCGTCTGGCTCAGTACCACGGCGGTGAGCCGGATGACCACGCTGGTGTTCGGCGCCAAAATCCTCGCGTTCTTCCTGACGTTCGGTGGTTTGCTCGGGCATGTGCAAAGCGCCACGCTGCTCAACCTCGACCACGGCGACAACCACTATTGGCCCTACTTGCTAGTGACCCTGCCCTTCTGCCTGACCTCGTTCGGCTTTCACGGCAACGTGCCCAGCCTGATGAAGCATTACGGCAAGGACCCACAGCGGATCCGCGCCTGTCTGGTCAGCGGCACCTTGCTCGCACTCGGTCTGTATCTGGTGTGGATGTTGTGCAGCATGGGCAATATTCCCCGGGACGCGTTCAAGGACATCGCCCAGCGCGGCGGCAACATTGATGTATTGATTGGCGCCTTGGGTTCGCGGCTCAACAGCGCCAACATCGACCTGTTGCTGACGTTTTTCTCCAACTTCGCCGTGGCCTGTTCGTTTCTCGGGGTGACCCTGGGGTTGTTCGATTACCTGGCCGATGTCCTCGGCTTCGACGACAGCCCCGCCGGGCGCTTCAAGACCGCCACCGTGACCTTTGCTCCGCCAATGCTCTGCGGAGTGCTCTGGCCGGAAGGTTTTATCCATGCCATCGGTTTCGCCGGGCTGGCGGCGACGTTATGGGCGGTGATCACCCCTGCCCTGTTGGCGCGGGCTTCGCGCAAACGCTTCGGCAGCCCGCGCTATCGGGTGTGGGGCGGTACACCGATGATTGGCCTGGTGCTGTTGTTCGGGGCCCTCTGCGCGGTCTCGCACCTGTTGTTCGTGTTTGGCTGGCTCCCGGTCTGGCGCTGAGGCAAAGCGTTCGGTTTTCCGAACGCGACTTTGCGGTCGATTCGGTAAACCGGATCAGATACGCTGAAAAACACCGCCACAAAAGTTTAATAACGTTATAAAACAACCAGTTAACCATCGACGACTGGTCTGGCACGACTCATGCTCTACACTCTCTCGACGAATGCCTGCAGTGCCAACACTTCAGGAGCCGTCAGGCATTCGAAGCACAAAAGGGCCGACGAACTGGCTCCATAAAAAAAACAATTCGAGGAAAATTTGATGCGCATCGTTCCCCATATCCTGGGCGCAGCCATTGCTGCCGCTCTGATCAGCACACCAGTTTTCGCCGCCGAACTCACCGGCACCCTGAAGAAAATCAACGATTCGGGCACCATCACGCTCGCTCACCGTGACAGCTCCATTCCGTTTTCCTACATCGCGGACGCTTCCGGCAAACCCGTGGGCTACTCCCACGACATTCAAGTGGCCATCGTTGAAGCCCTGAAAAAAGACCTGAACAAGCCAGACCTGCAGGTCAAGTACAACCTGGTGACCTCGCAAACCCGTATCCCGCTGATCCAGAACGGCACCGCGGATATCGAGTGCGGCTCCACCACCAACAACGCCGAACGCGCCCAGCAAGTCGACTTCACCGTCAACATCTTCGAAATCGGCACCCGTCTGCTGGTCAAGAAAGACAAGGATGGCAAGCC encodes:
- a CDS encoding Rieske 2Fe-2S domain-containing protein, with protein sequence MDNYFNGREVHKSLFLDQSLFEQEQQRVFAASWCYLGHDSLIPETGDYFTTTLAQQPLAMIRQKSGEIKVLHNRCPHKGVKVLAEARGNVGRFMRCPYHAWTFKTDGELLSIPVKKEYDDCDLSSCSAHKGMRAVTAVRNYRGFVFVRLTEEGVGFDEFFGESLSTLDNMVMRSPQGQLKVIGQPLLHRHRCNWKMVVDNQTDTCHPMIAHESSAGEAIRLWKDTGDQGKPPMAVELFSPFMASYEFFAGMGIRVWPNGHGHTGVSNSIHKAYTDIPGYWELMVESYGEDQARAILDDTRHNTVYFPNLMVKGPIQTLRVIKPVSARETIVESWIFELQGAPVQLLERTVQYNNLINSPCSMVAHDDVEMYERAMEGLGSDANEWVNVARLFTPHEAYAQTQVVSGTSEVAMRNFYNSWQHLMRDDHATRSI
- a CDS encoding aromatic-ring-hydroxylating dioxygenase subunit beta, which encodes MQHDQSNQHAIEQLIDTELHLLDQQDFDAWQQLLSDDYTYWIPMTREQRSPLHESSLVYEDRFLTTLRINRLANARNFSQQPKSRCLHIAQRPRITVDEASFSAFASSNMLYCEARSDSEWHYPVTVEHRLINIDGTWKIHGKKILLLNPARALESLQLII
- a CDS encoding NAD(P)/FAD-dependent oxidoreductase: MNPIPNGSNQASACLSFPYVDLLYDYGQFLRNADEAIGYLPAESAEKHIGIVGAGLSGLVAAYELLRAGARRVTLFEAEPEHVGGRLLTQCFDEEQPQFIAEMGAMRFPPSEVGLFHYLNRFGIQTTEAFPDPGVVDTEIHYRGEAHHWAAMQPPPALFSTVHQGWVAFLREGVTLDDGTCLAPPLLLTELLKQHNYCEVQPEWQRYLDCFGDSSFYSAMVRIFTGNNPPGGKAWRKPEDFHLFGSLGIGSGGFQSVYRASFTEILRLVVNALEVNQRLVPNGISSLAERIADTAFNGIELRDMICRTRIESINKGANGEILLAGSNGETYACDRVITTTTTRALQVNLKLTQNQAFVNRDVARAINETHMVGSSKLFILTKDKFWLKHGLAQNIQTDTLVKGVYCLDYAPHDPDSWGVVLISYTWEDDSHKMVSMTDKVQRCLRLVDELAMSAPEFASHLLPLDGDYQRYVLEYDWLTDKHALGAFKLNFPGDDIYSERLFYQFRTALDPNQDTGLYLAGCGASFTGGWAEGAIQTALNGACAVISSLGGDLIAGNPLDDLHSQYRYC
- a CDS encoding amidase family protein produces the protein MYSQLSIEQLVNGFRSGQHCPDTWQQALRERHAQVQHLNSFITYDPAALKADGIARDSALYGLPVSFKDNINVSGMPTTAGTPGLADYVPQADAGIVQRFKHLGARVVGKNNMHELSFGVTSANHTYGAVLNPANQRHSAGGSSGGCAAAVAAGLVPCAVGTDTGGSVRIPAAFCGIVGMRPTTGLYPADGIVPVSQTKDTPGLLTRTVEDCQFVHGHLTGSAQQAADRPLRIGIPERFLWADLADNVQRDCRAAIDTLADRGAIIVPVDDAVIGEINESIQFPLPIYEFFIDFPRFLMGQGRGAQFLDILAQIRDPAIKKILNAQLESPAISYTDYVQALMSKLRLEQEYRALLGNHRLDLIAYPTVTCSAPLLSDCSDESNFEAFVRNTDPASNLAAPSISIPVAAAGGLPVGLSFDALPGQDSFLLANVRHLTYLLDIR
- the mtr gene encoding tryptophan permease encodes the protein MRVTSISSVPAVERSPSIIGGAMIIGGTIVGAGMFSLPVVMSGLWFYGSVAVLLLAWFCTLHSGLMILEANLNYREGASFSTITRDLLGRGWSRLNGLSIVFVLYTLTYAYISASGSVIHHTAQSLGWTLSSRAGGLGFTLLVAFIVWLSTTAVSRMTTLVFGAKILAFFLTFGGLLGHVQSATLLNLDHGDNHYWPYLLVTLPFCLTSFGFHGNVPSLMKHYGKDPQRIRACLVSGTLLALGLYLVWMLCSMGNIPRDAFKDIAQRGGNIDVLIGALGSRLNSANIDLLLTFFSNFAVACSFLGVTLGLFDYLADVLGFDDSPAGRFKTATVTFAPPMLCGVLWPEGFIHAIGFAGLAATLWAVITPALLARASRKRFGSPRYRVWGGTPMIGLVLLFGALCAVSHLLFVFGWLPVWR